DNA from Leptolyngbya iicbica LK:
TTATTTTGCGCGACATTACTCAGCAAGAGCGGATTGAAGCCGAGCTGGCGGCAAAAAATCTGGAGCTGGCTCGGGCTAATCGGTTGAAATCTGAATTTTTAGCCAACATGTCCCACGAGTTGCGGACGCCGATGACCTCGATTTTGGGCTTTTCGAAGCTGCTGAGTCAATTGGTGTATGGCGATCTCAATGAACGTCAGCAGCTTTATGTGGATCAGATTCATCAAAGTGGTGAGCATTTGCTGAGTTTGATCAACGAAGTGCTCGATCTCTCCAAGGTCGAAGCGGGACAGATGGATCTCAATATTTCTGAGATTCACCTGGGCAGCCTGTGCCATGACGTGGTCAAAATGGTCGAAACTCAGGCCGGTATGAAGGCGCTCAAGATTGAGTGTGAGGTGCCCGCTGATCTGCCCATGCTGGTGGCAGACGAGATTCGAGTGCGGCAAATGCTGCTGAATTTGCTCTCGAATGCCATCAAATTTACCCCTAAGGGCCGGGCGATCGGCATTCGGGTGAGCCAAGCAGCAGAGCAAATGCACCTCACCGTGTGGGATGAAGGTATCGGCATTTCTGAAGAGCAGTTATCGTCTCTCTTTCAGCCTTTCCAACAGCTCGAAAATCCGTTGTCGAAGCACTATGAGGGTACCGGACTGGGCCTTGCGCTCACCCAAAAACTGACGCGCCTGCATGGCGGTGATGTGACGGTTAAGTCGCGCCCTAATCAGGGCAGTGAGTTTACGCTAAACCTGCCGATTAACTGCCGCAACGCGACCTTGCGGGATGGACACCACGCTGTGCAAGAGGCAACTTTATCAGAGCAGGAGTTGTTGCAGCCGCCCATGCCGTCGACAGCACAACCGATTCTTGTAGTGGAAGATAATCCTAATAATGCGCTGCTGTTGCAGCACATGCTGACCCATTGGGGCTACCAGGTTTATCACTGTGCCAATGGTCAGGAGGCCCTCACCTGGCTCGAGGGGCATGACCCGGCTTTGGTCCTGATGGATGTGCAACTGCCGGGGCTCAGCGGCCTAGACCTGACGCAACAAATTCGTCAACAGCCCCAGTGGCAGGGGATTCCGATTGTGGCGACGACGGCGTTAGCGCAGCCCCAAGACCGCGATCGCTGTCTGGCAGCAGGGATGCAAGACTATCTGAGTAAGCCAATCAACCACGCTGAGTTGGTTTCGGTGTTGGCTAAATACACCTGCGGGCACGGAGAACAAAGGCTAAGGTAGTTGGGCCGGGGGCATCGCAGCGTTATTTTCTATGCACGACAATCGCAAGCGCGCCATTTTGCAATGGCTGATGGCTCACTATCCATTCATTGGCGATCGCTCTCAACTCGCTCAAGTGCCGCAGTTGCTGACCTCCGAAGGGGAATTTTGTCTGGCGACTGATTTTACGCCCACTTTTATCGCCGCCGCTTGCTATCACGGCTATTTGCCCATGGGCGAAGCGGTCGCTGAGTTACCCGTGCTCCTCATCAAGTCTCACCAAGAGCGCTGCGTACTCGACTTTGCGAATCTCCATCTTTCGCGCAAGCTCAAGCGGTATGCTCGGGAGCTGACGTTCAGCATCAACCAAAATTTCACGACTTGTTTGGCCGCGATCGCTCACCATCACACCCCAACCTGGTTGATTGAGCCTTTGTGTGCGGCGTTCATTCAGCTGCACCAGCATCCGGAACACAACGTGGCCCTACATTCCATCGAAGTTTACAACGGTGAGAAGTTGGTCGCTGGCGAGGTCGGTTACAGCACGGGGGCCATCTATACCAGTCTGGCCGGGTTCCATCGCCAAAACGGTACGGGCTCAGTGCAGCTGGCACTGCTCGGACAGCTGTTAGCCCAGAGTGGATTTGCCTTTTGGGATCTGGGCATGGACCTGCCCTATAAGCGCCATCTCGGGGCTGAGCTCATCACCCGTCAGCCTTTTTTAGCGCGCTGGCAACAAGAGCGCGATCGCCAAACGCCAGCTTGGTCTGCTAGCCGACTAGAAACTCCGGCAATATTGCAGTATTTATGAACCTGCCTAGTCAACAACAGATCGAGCGTTAACTGACAATAAGGGAATGGGCGATACTGGACTCGAACCAGTGACATCCTGCTTGTAAGGCAGGCGCTCTACCAACTGAGCTAATCGCCCCTCTGCACGGTTAATAAATATAGCAGACGATGGGGGCAAGACGGCTGAACTTTTGGCCAATTAGGGGAATGATTTTTTGTTTGGGATAATGGTTTGACGAGACCCAGGCGAAGCATCAATTAGCGCTCTTGAGTTGGCCAGGGAATCAGGAGTTACCATCCAAGTCTTGGCAGGCAGGCAGTTGACCTGCTCTTGAACAGCCGAGACGGCTGTCCACACTTACACTAAATTCCATTCCTGGGCAATTATTTTGGAGCTTTTGACGAACTTGCAGAGGCTGGCTGACCCAGACAGTGAAGCAGGTTCATCAGCCTAAATGGATTGGCATCGTTCTAACCGCAGCATGAGCGCGTCGAATAAGCTCGGATCGCCAAAGCCACCGCCGCGCCCGGTGCCAAAGCCCCCAATCAGCCAAGAGCGATACCAGGGCATTTCCCAAAACCAGAGGGCTGGTAAATGGCCCTGCGGGGCGTCTAGGGAAAAATTTAACCAGTGGTAAAAGTTGAAAAAGCCGATGGGTTGCCACAGATTCATCACCCACCCGGCCTGACGGCTAAATTCAAAGCTGGAGCGCTCAGCGGCTTCGCGATAAATGTGGAGTTGAGTGCTGAAACCAAAGCGACCGCTGCTGTAAAACAGCCAACGCTGGTCGAGTTGATGCAGAGTGGCGCAGGGAAAGTTGGCGATCGCGCTTTGATCGAGCCAGCCTGCATCGCGGCGATCGCTCACCGCCAGCATGATTTGGAAGGTTACCTCATCGGCGAGTTGCCAGTCAGCGTGGCTCAACAAGCTATCCAGCTCTTGCAAACCGTCTTGGATGTCGGTGGTCATCATGATGGCTCGTCACCTTCTTCCGCTGGGGGGGAGCTACTGCCAGATTTTTTGAGGTGGGGCAGGCAGTGTTCGATCACGTCATTGAAGATTTGGGGAATGATGTCTTCGCTGACAACGTAGTCACCTTCAAGACTGTTGGCGGCCCAGCGCCAGGTGGGCAAATGTCCCGGAGGGGCCTGGAGGTGAAACTGCAGATGGCGATAGGCTTTGCGGCGGACGAGGAGACTGACATTGCCGATACCGACACTTTCGATCCATTCGACGGCGGTCAAAAATTCGCCAGGTTGGCGATCGTGATCGGCATAGATGCGATGCTGCGCGGCAAAGCCAAACTTGTTTTGACTGTAGCGCGCCCATAGCTGATCAATTGTGTTCACATCGACGCAGTATTGACTCAAGCTCAGTAAGGTCTCAGCCGAGAGGGGACGCATGTCATGGCTCAGGGCTGACAACAGCAGGCGTTCGGTTTCTTGATCCGCTGCTTCCCAATGGTTGAGCCACAGGAGTTGCCGCAGCCGGGTGTAATCCAGGCCCAGGGCAGAATCGATGGGGCCATAGCGTTCATCGGTGGCCTCACGTTCGATCGCCCGCACCCGTTCACGATCGAGCTGCCAATTGCGGCGGGCTTGCTCTAAGCGGCCTCGGTCAAACTCGCTGGGGTAAGGGGAGCGGGCGATCGCCCCGGCAAATTCTCGTCGATACTCTTCTTCCCGCTGTTGTTGGAGGGCGAGCAGCTGTTGCGGCGACGGAGTTTCTGGCTGCTTAGG
Protein-coding regions in this window:
- a CDS encoding PAS domain S-box protein, with product MTSAKTPRVSSDQKAKTLNSESDSLFRTYVEAASDIVYTLDLTGKFTFVNSYGLKLIGAQDYDEVVGHSYLEIVAPEYRGKTFEVFAQLLKSGELRDYEFAVLTKSGDRVFIEVNGRLLYRSGRLVGALGIGRDITERKRFEAQLKMFSKALDSAHDSAIISDLKGNIQYANLATQRLFNWPVSRLTGTNIANFFPKSDQVDWILDQANGPGWSGQIVCQRYDGTPFSAFISISPVYGEDNQTLTSVSIILRDITQQERIEAELAAKNLELARANRLKSEFLANMSHELRTPMTSILGFSKLLSQLVYGDLNERQQLYVDQIHQSGEHLLSLINEVLDLSKVEAGQMDLNISEIHLGSLCHDVVKMVETQAGMKALKIECEVPADLPMLVADEIRVRQMLLNLLSNAIKFTPKGRAIGIRVSQAAEQMHLTVWDEGIGISEEQLSSLFQPFQQLENPLSKHYEGTGLGLALTQKLTRLHGGDVTVKSRPNQGSEFTLNLPINCRNATLRDGHHAVQEATLSEQELLQPPMPSTAQPILVVEDNPNNALLLQHMLTHWGYQVYHCANGQEALTWLEGHDPALVLMDVQLPGLSGLDLTQQIRQQPQWQGIPIVATTALAQPQDRDRCLAAGMQDYLSKPINHAELVSVLAKYTCGHGEQRLR
- a CDS encoding GUN4 domain-containing protein; this translates as MMTTDIQDGLQELDSLLSHADWQLADEVTFQIMLAVSDRRDAGWLDQSAIANFPCATLHQLDQRWLFYSSGRFGFSTQLHIYREAAERSSFEFSRQAGWVMNLWQPIGFFNFYHWLNFSLDAPQGHLPALWFWEMPWYRSWLIGGFGTGRGGGFGDPSLFDALMLRLERCQSI
- a CDS encoding GUN4 domain-containing protein is translated as MVERDRAVQEFWRALPQYDMSPGERIKALRISQDGDTLYGLDIRLPEPERVATWLECISTCLEDLGVSDLLPVDHVTIRLTCTIEHVTTQVETASSEVVLSLLPAVNMLLPDRQLFQARAALYARHDGEFSPIEEENLELLRQQLQLDPATAEQIKLDALGPYRDRQTKLDRYRELLCYELDRQMPLSAHTQTELARFCEAMGLSANDDEIATISIEEIAKRQPAEDPTPPADESAESPETAPKQPETPSPQQLLALQQQREEEYRREFAGAIARSPYPSEFDRGRLEQARRNWQLDRERVRAIEREATDERYGPIDSALGLDYTRLRQLLWLNHWEAADQETERLLLSALSHDMRPLSAETLLSLSQYCVDVNTIDQLWARYSQNKFGFAAQHRIYADHDRQPGEFLTAVEWIESVGIGNVSLLVRRKAYRHLQFHLQAPPGHLPTWRWAANSLEGDYVVSEDIIPQIFNDVIEHCLPHLKKSGSSSPPAEEGDEPS
- a CDS encoding leucyl/phenylalanyl-tRNA--protein transferase, whose translation is MHDNRKRAILQWLMAHYPFIGDRSQLAQVPQLLTSEGEFCLATDFTPTFIAAACYHGYLPMGEAVAELPVLLIKSHQERCVLDFANLHLSRKLKRYARELTFSINQNFTTCLAAIAHHHTPTWLIEPLCAAFIQLHQHPEHNVALHSIEVYNGEKLVAGEVGYSTGAIYTSLAGFHRQNGTGSVQLALLGQLLAQSGFAFWDLGMDLPYKRHLGAELITRQPFLARWQQERDRQTPAWSASRLETPAILQYL